The following proteins come from a genomic window of Natrinema saccharevitans:
- a CDS encoding 50S ribosomal protein L44e, with amino-acid sequence MQMPRRFNTYCPHCNEHHEHEVEKSRTGRSSGMKWDARRTRRNSSSIGNSGRFSKVPAGEKPTKKTDLKYRCSECGKAHLREGWRAGRLEFQE; translated from the coding sequence ATGCAGATGCCACGCCGCTTCAATACGTACTGTCCGCACTGCAACGAACACCACGAACACGAGGTCGAGAAGTCCCGAACCGGCCGTTCCTCGGGGATGAAATGGGACGCTCGCCGCACCCGGCGTAACTCCTCGTCGATCGGGAACTCCGGTCGCTTCTCGAAGGTGCCCGCCGGCGAAAAGCCCACGAAGAAAACCGACCTCAAGTACCGCTGCAGCGAGTGCGGCAAGGCCCACCTCCGCGAGGGATGGCGCGCGGGCCGACTCGAGTTCCAGGAGTGA
- a CDS encoding HAH_0734 family protein, with product MKQLIIHGDPGIRNGAIVRYEGDDGESEVVCFGINRNGEYHGPDRVQLWCTVGKEDEYEDYEKRNFTPHFLDVDHVDADDVEVVRAKSDLAV from the coding sequence ATGAAACAGCTCATCATCCACGGCGATCCCGGCATTCGCAACGGGGCCATCGTTCGGTACGAGGGGGACGACGGGGAGTCCGAGGTGGTCTGTTTCGGGATCAACCGCAACGGCGAGTACCACGGTCCCGATCGGGTCCAGCTCTGGTGTACCGTCGGCAAGGAGGACGAGTACGAGGACTACGAGAAGCGAAACTTCACGCCGCATTTCCTCGACGTCGACCACGTCGACGCCGACGACGTCGAGGTGGTCCGGGCGAAAAGCGACCTGGCGGTCTGA
- a CDS encoding RNA-protein complex protein Nop10 has protein sequence MKSDIRVCSAWQDVHDRPVYTLSATCPECGADAENSAPAPLDPADPHGEYRRSLKRRNR, from the coding sequence ATGAAATCGGACATCCGGGTGTGTTCGGCGTGGCAAGACGTCCACGATCGCCCGGTGTATACGCTTTCTGCGACCTGTCCGGAGTGCGGTGCCGACGCCGAAAACAGCGCGCCGGCACCGCTCGACCCTGCAGACCCCCATGGCGAGTACCGACGCTCTCTTAAACGTCGCAACCGCTGA
- a CDS encoding 30S ribosomal protein S27e has product MAGNFYSVRCSDCENEQTVFGKASTEVACAVCGTTLARPTGGNAEIDHEIVETVESR; this is encoded by the coding sequence ATGGCAGGAAATTTCTACAGCGTCCGATGCAGTGACTGCGAGAACGAACAGACCGTCTTCGGCAAGGCCTCCACGGAGGTCGCCTGTGCCGTCTGTGGCACGACGCTCGCCCGACCGACCGGCGGCAACGCCGAGATCGACCACGAGATCGTCGAGACAGTCGAGTCACGATGA
- a CDS encoding translation initiation factor IF-2 subunit alpha — MKYSGWPDPGELVVGKIDEIEDFGVFVDLEEYEEKRGLIHISEVASGWIKNVRDHVREGQIVVCKVLDVDEGSQQIDLSLKDVNDHQRSDKIQEWKNEQKADNWMELAFGEEIDDEVYTGIANELIAAHGGLYDGFKQAAIHGEEALEDTDLDDDEIEAIVDTARENVSVPYVNVTGYVDLENPSPSGVDGIREALEAAEGNGEVPEEVDLEVSYVGAPEYRIEVQAPNYKTAESQLEESADRAIAAIEGEGGAGEYHRERRTEDE; from the coding sequence ATGAAATACAGCGGCTGGCCCGACCCCGGCGAACTCGTCGTCGGCAAGATCGACGAGATCGAGGACTTTGGCGTCTTCGTCGATCTCGAGGAGTACGAGGAGAAACGCGGACTGATCCACATCTCCGAGGTCGCCAGCGGCTGGATCAAGAACGTCCGCGATCACGTCCGCGAGGGACAGATCGTCGTCTGTAAGGTCTTAGACGTCGACGAGGGCTCCCAGCAGATCGACCTCTCGCTGAAAGACGTCAACGATCACCAACGCTCCGATAAGATTCAGGAGTGGAAAAACGAGCAGAAGGCCGACAACTGGATGGAGCTGGCCTTCGGCGAGGAGATCGACGACGAGGTCTACACCGGGATCGCGAACGAACTGATCGCGGCCCACGGCGGCCTCTACGACGGCTTCAAACAGGCCGCCATCCACGGCGAGGAGGCCCTCGAGGACACCGACCTCGACGACGACGAGATCGAGGCGATCGTCGACACGGCTCGCGAGAACGTCTCGGTGCCGTACGTCAACGTTACCGGCTATGTCGACCTCGAGAACCCGTCGCCGTCCGGCGTCGACGGGATCCGCGAGGCGCTGGAGGCCGCCGAGGGCAACGGCGAGGTGCCCGAAGAGGTCGACCTCGAAGTGAGCTACGTCGGCGCGCCCGAGTACCGCATCGAGGTGCAAGCGCCCAACTACAAGACCGCCGAGTCCCAGCTCGAGGAGAGCGCTGACCGGGCGATCGCCGCGATCGAGGGCGAGGGCGGCGCGGGCGAGTACCACCGCGAACGACGCACCGAGGACGAATGA